In a single window of the Candidatus Celerinatantimonas neptuna genome:
- the yceD gene encoding Large ribosomal RNA subunit accumulation protein YceD translates to MQKVKLPVEVEPFRAAKRRLDYEGILLKEQMPRLAESTLAINKDAEVWIRFAIDPQGLVVMTGKAVTEVTLECQRCRGELVQPLVVEFQYSPVDQNNQADELPEAYEPLELNENHEFHLYRLIEDEFLLALPLIAKHSIESCGIQQVVQTFGEIKVQEEEKQPNPFAILRSLKKDN, encoded by the coding sequence ATGCAGAAGGTTAAATTACCAGTTGAGGTCGAACCGTTCCGGGCGGCTAAACGCCGATTGGATTATGAAGGAATTCTACTCAAAGAGCAGATGCCTCGATTAGCGGAATCTACCTTAGCTATAAATAAGGATGCCGAAGTCTGGATTCGATTTGCTATAGATCCTCAGGGGCTGGTAGTCATGACAGGCAAGGCAGTTACTGAAGTAACATTGGAATGTCAACGCTGTAGGGGTGAATTAGTTCAGCCGTTGGTTGTTGAGTTTCAGTATTCTCCAGTAGATCAGAATAACCAGGCAGATGAATTGCCGGAGGCTTATGAGCCTCTTGAACTTAATGAGAACCATGAGTTTCACTTGTATCGTTTGATCGAAGATGAGTTTTTATTGGCTTTACCTTTGATTGCTAAGCACTCAATAGAGTCATGTGGGATTCAGCAAGTAGTTCAAACATTTGGTGAAATTAAAGTTCAGGAAGAAGAGAAGCAGCCCAATCCATTTGCTATTTTACGAAGTTTGAAAAAAGATAATTAG